In Hymenobacter aquaticus, a single window of DNA contains:
- a CDS encoding serine hydrolase: MARPFPTLRFLFLALSCLGLLALLPAGSAVPPASRQSADSPLLDSLLRSDPKLLPIIGRADDYEVQIIYTQIKRDAQNRPEFTQHNFRLNARQYFNPASLVKLPVAALALEKLNQLRQPGLTRNSPLSIGAAFRCQTAVPYQIPADSDQVNTVANYVKRMLLVSDNSAYNRLYEFLGQRPLNERLWSLGYPETRIVRRFAPCDTSANRHTNPFTFYDKSGHAIYQQPAVVNPSPLGFPLGRISKGRGYQAGGQIIYKPYDFTTANYLPLQSITDILRSVLFPSATPASQQFNLSAADYTFLRQYLHQTPHGSGFSLYTAPRFYDAYKKYLYYGRNPEAIAQGSLHIYNIVGMSHGYLADVAYFTDSAQNVEFMLSAVIYVNKDGILNDGNYEYGSIGLPFLAHLGQKVYQFERHRVQATR; this comes from the coding sequence ATGGCCCGTCCTTTCCCCACCTTGCGCTTCCTGTTTCTCGCCTTGAGTTGTCTGGGGCTGCTTGCTCTGCTGCCGGCCGGGTCAGCCGTGCCGCCAGCTTCCCGGCAATCTGCGGACAGCCCTTTGCTGGACAGCCTGCTCCGTTCCGACCCGAAGTTGCTGCCCATCATCGGGCGAGCGGACGATTACGAGGTCCAGATCATCTACACCCAGATAAAGCGCGACGCCCAAAACCGTCCGGAGTTCACCCAGCATAATTTTCGCCTCAACGCCCGACAGTATTTCAACCCCGCCAGCCTGGTCAAGCTGCCCGTGGCCGCGCTGGCGCTCGAAAAGCTCAACCAGCTGCGCCAGCCCGGTCTCACGCGCAACAGTCCATTGTCAATTGGCGCGGCCTTCCGTTGCCAGACCGCCGTGCCCTACCAAATCCCCGCCGACTCCGACCAGGTCAATACCGTAGCCAATTACGTCAAGCGGATGCTACTGGTCAGCGACAACAGCGCTTACAACCGGCTGTATGAATTTCTGGGTCAGCGTCCTCTCAACGAGCGGTTGTGGTCCCTCGGGTATCCCGAGACGCGCATCGTCCGTCGTTTTGCCCCCTGTGATACTAGCGCCAATCGCCATACCAACCCGTTTACTTTTTACGACAAAAGCGGCCATGCTATTTATCAGCAGCCGGCGGTGGTTAATCCCAGCCCTTTGGGGTTTCCTTTGGGGCGCATCAGCAAGGGACGAGGCTACCAAGCCGGCGGCCAGATCATCTACAAGCCTTACGACTTCACTACTGCCAATTATCTGCCCCTGCAAAGCATTACGGATATACTTCGCTCCGTCCTGTTTCCCTCGGCCACGCCAGCCAGTCAGCAGTTCAACCTATCCGCCGCCGACTATACCTTCCTCCGCCAGTACCTGCATCAGACCCCGCACGGCTCCGGTTTCTCCCTCTATACTGCCCCGCGTTTCTACGACGCGTATAAAAAGTACCTCTATTACGGCCGCAATCCGGAGGCAATTGCCCAAGGGAGCCTGCATATATATAATATAGTAGGCATGTCCCACGGCTATCTAGCCGATGTTGCCTACTTCACCGATTCAGCCCAAAACGTAGAATTCATGTTAAGCGCCGTCATATATGTAAACAAAGACGGTATTCTAAACGACGGGAATTATGAATATGGGTCCATCGGCTTGCCTTTCTTAGCCCACCTAGGCCAAAAAGTTTACCAGTTTGAAAGGCACCGGGTACAAGCCACAAGATGA
- a CDS encoding APC family permease, which translates to MPEQTSAQPYKISFLTGTAIVIANMVGTGVFTSLGFQVLGIQSGFALLMLWAVGGLIALCGALCYGELAAAMPRSGGEYHYLSQIYHPALGFLSGWVSATVGFAAPTALAAMALGKYAASVWPAVPPQALSVAVVLLLTAVHAASSKAGSRLQVVVTAVKVAVLVVFIGAGWLVAAPQPIAFLPQAPDWQQLLSPAFAVSLIYVSYAYSGWNAAVYLTGEVADPQRNLPRILLAGTAVVLLLYVGLNFVFLYGTPIPRLAGQLEVGYVAASQIFGPAIGRLMGAVIAVLLVSTVSSMIFAGPRIIQVMGEDLPALRGLAVVSRNGIPVRALLLQTFLTLVFILTSTFEQVLLYAGFILSLFTFLTVLGLFVLRVRRPDLPRPYRAWGYPVTPLLFLALSGWTLVFILRDKPTESLYGLATLAVGAGVYFLGRRLRAV; encoded by the coding sequence ATGCCCGAGCAAACCAGCGCCCAACCCTACAAAATCAGCTTCCTGACCGGTACCGCCATTGTTATTGCCAACATGGTCGGCACCGGAGTGTTTACCAGTCTCGGGTTTCAGGTGCTCGGCATTCAAAGCGGCTTTGCCCTGCTCATGCTCTGGGCCGTGGGCGGCCTGATTGCCTTGTGCGGAGCCCTGTGCTACGGCGAGCTGGCCGCGGCCATGCCCCGCTCCGGCGGCGAGTACCACTACCTGTCGCAGATTTACCATCCGGCCCTGGGCTTTCTTTCCGGCTGGGTGTCGGCTACGGTCGGGTTTGCGGCCCCCACGGCTCTGGCGGCTATGGCCCTGGGAAAATACGCGGCCAGCGTCTGGCCCGCCGTGCCGCCTCAGGCGTTGTCGGTAGCGGTAGTGCTGCTGCTGACGGCCGTGCACGCGGCCAGCAGCAAGGCCGGCAGCCGGCTGCAAGTGGTGGTTACGGCCGTGAAAGTGGCGGTGCTGGTTGTTTTTATCGGGGCTGGCTGGCTAGTAGCCGCGCCCCAGCCCATTGCGTTTCTGCCCCAGGCGCCCGACTGGCAGCAGCTGCTGAGCCCGGCCTTTGCCGTTTCGCTTATCTATGTCTCGTATGCCTATTCGGGCTGGAATGCCGCCGTCTACCTCACCGGCGAGGTGGCCGATCCGCAGCGCAACCTGCCCCGGATTTTGCTGGCGGGCACGGCCGTGGTACTCTTATTATATGTAGGGCTCAATTTCGTCTTTCTCTACGGCACGCCCATTCCGCGCCTGGCCGGCCAGCTGGAAGTAGGCTACGTGGCCGCCAGCCAGATTTTCGGCCCAGCCATTGGCCGCCTGATGGGTGCCGTTATTGCCGTGCTGCTGGTGTCTACCGTCAGCTCCATGATTTTTGCCGGCCCCCGCATTATCCAGGTGATGGGCGAAGACCTGCCCGCGCTGCGCGGCCTGGCCGTGGTTAGCCGCAACGGCATTCCGGTGCGGGCCCTGCTGCTCCAGACCTTCCTCACCCTGGTATTCATTCTGACCTCCACTTTCGAGCAGGTGCTGCTGTACGCGGGCTTTATCCTGAGTTTGTTCACCTTCCTGACGGTGCTGGGCCTGTTCGTGCTCCGGGTGCGCCGCCCCGACCTGCCCCGGCCCTACCGCGCCTGGGGCTACCCCGTTACGCCGCTGCTGTTTCTGGCCCTCAGCGGCTGGACGCTCGTCTTCATTCTGCGCGACAAGCCCACCGAGTCCCTGTATGGCTTGGCCACGCTGGCAGTAGGGGCGGGAGTGTATTTCCTGGGTCGGCGGCTCAGGGCGGTCTGA
- a CDS encoding DUF2480 family protein yields MEDLINRVAQSALTSLNLEEFIHPGERVVYDIKDNLFHGLMLREKDFREFIKTHDWSQYDGKNVAIVCSADAIVPTWAYMLLASKLQNHAHRYVFGDLEALEQELFHEAIAAINAEDFRDAKVVVKGCGNIPVPTYAYVAIMQKLLPVTSSIMYGEPCSTVPLYKRPKVQA; encoded by the coding sequence ATGGAAGACCTCATCAACCGCGTCGCGCAAAGCGCCCTGACCTCGCTGAACCTGGAAGAGTTTATCCACCCCGGCGAGCGGGTAGTGTATGACATCAAGGACAACCTCTTCCACGGGCTGATGCTGCGGGAAAAGGATTTCCGGGAGTTCATCAAAACCCACGACTGGAGCCAGTACGACGGCAAAAACGTGGCCATCGTCTGCTCAGCCGACGCCATTGTGCCCACCTGGGCCTACATGCTGCTGGCATCCAAGCTCCAGAACCACGCCCACCGCTACGTGTTCGGCGACCTGGAGGCGCTGGAGCAGGAGCTGTTTCACGAGGCCATTGCCGCCATCAACGCCGAGGATTTCCGCGACGCGAAAGTGGTAGTGAAAGGCTGCGGCAACATTCCGGTGCCGACCTACGCCTACGTGGCCATCATGCAGAAGCTGCTGCCCGTCACGTCCAGCATTATGTACGGCGAGCCGTGCAGCACGGTGCCGCTCTACAAGCGCCCGAAGGTGCAGGCGTAG
- the tsaB gene encoding tRNA (adenosine(37)-N6)-threonylcarbamoyltransferase complex dimerization subunit type 1 TsaB — MTLILSLETSSPVCSIALHRDGQLLSQTELRLEKSHSSHLSLLIQQLLDNTSTTLQELAAVAVSDGPGSYTGLRIGGAAAKGLCYALDIPLIAIGTLPAMARQVAAYTPPAEDLLLCPMLDARRMEVYSALYAPDGREVLAPAPLILDSETLAEQLAHHRLLFFGNGAAKFAPLVDSANAGFLTDVEPSAVAVGALAYEAFLRQDFRDVAYYEPFYLKEVHTTTPKAK; from the coding sequence ATGACGCTCATCCTCTCTCTTGAAACCTCGTCCCCGGTTTGTTCCATTGCCCTACACCGCGACGGGCAGCTGCTGAGCCAAACGGAGCTGCGGCTGGAAAAGTCGCACTCCTCGCACTTGAGCCTGCTGATTCAGCAGCTGTTGGACAATACCAGCACCACGCTGCAGGAGCTGGCCGCCGTAGCTGTATCCGACGGGCCGGGCTCCTACACGGGTCTGCGCATTGGCGGGGCGGCGGCGAAGGGATTGTGCTACGCGCTGGACATTCCGCTGATTGCCATTGGTACGCTTCCGGCTATGGCCCGGCAGGTAGCCGCCTACACGCCGCCGGCCGAGGATCTGCTGTTGTGCCCCATGCTCGACGCCCGCCGCATGGAAGTATACAGCGCCCTGTACGCTCCCGACGGCCGGGAAGTGCTGGCCCCGGCCCCGCTGATTCTGGATTCGGAGACGCTGGCCGAACAATTAGCCCACCACCGCTTGTTATTCTTTGGCAACGGCGCGGCGAAGTTTGCCCCGCTCGTAGATTCTGCCAACGCCGGTTTTCTGACTGACGTCGAGCCTTCGGCAGTTGCCGTCGGGGCGTTGGCCTACGAGGCTTTTCTGCGGCAGGATTTCCGGGACGTAGCCTACTACGAGCCGTTTTATCTGAAGGAAGTACACACGACAACCCCGAAAGCCAAGTAG
- a CDS encoding S41 family peptidase: protein MRKTTVAGLLLGGAALLASFRSASDNERYFEIAKNLDIFATLFKEVNTFYVDEVTPAKLVKTGIDAMLKSLDPYTNYIPEDDIEDFRTLTTGQYGGIGAVVVKRAGKTIVQSAYEGYPAQKAGLLPGDEILSINGVNVEKKNNSDISKLLKGQANSTVKLEVTRYGQEKPMEVNITRDKIQVDNVPYYGMLSPEVGYFQLNSFTVDAGKEVRMAVTKLKEMGAKKIVFDIRDNPGGLLNEAVNISNVFVEKGVDVVSTKGKVSDWNKTYKALDAPLDTQIPVVIITSSRSASASEIVSGVLQDYDRAVVVGERTFGKGLVQATRPLSYNSQLKVTTAKYYIPSGRCIQEIDYAHRADDGTLGKFPDSLRTAFKTQSGRIVYDGGGVAPDVEVQEKEIADITRVLLQKNYLFDFATRYRSEHPTIASAREFQLSDADYQKFVQYLNGKDINYSTDVEKSLTDLTKKAKEEKHYDDVKAEIEAIRKKVSTNKSNDLTRFKPEIRELLEQEIVSRYYFQKGSIEASFDDDPNILTAMQVINDAPRYAALLKPGTPEAKTRPEANRKTAGGK from the coding sequence ATGCGCAAAACTACCGTTGCTGGCTTGCTCCTCGGAGGCGCCGCGCTGCTCGCATCCTTTCGCTCTGCTTCGGACAACGAGCGGTACTTCGAAATTGCCAAGAACCTCGACATTTTTGCCACCCTGTTCAAGGAGGTAAACACGTTCTACGTGGACGAGGTGACGCCCGCCAAGCTGGTCAAGACCGGTATCGACGCCATGCTCAAGTCGCTGGATCCGTATACCAACTACATTCCCGAGGACGACATTGAGGACTTCCGCACCCTGACGACCGGGCAGTACGGCGGCATCGGGGCGGTGGTGGTGAAGCGCGCGGGTAAGACCATCGTGCAGAGCGCCTACGAAGGCTACCCCGCCCAGAAAGCCGGCTTGCTGCCCGGCGACGAGATTCTGAGCATCAACGGCGTCAACGTTGAGAAGAAGAATAACTCCGACATCAGCAAGCTGCTGAAAGGCCAGGCCAACTCCACCGTCAAGCTCGAAGTAACGCGCTACGGCCAGGAAAAGCCGATGGAGGTCAACATCACCCGCGACAAAATCCAGGTCGACAATGTGCCCTATTACGGCATGCTTTCTCCGGAGGTCGGCTACTTTCAGCTGAACAGCTTTACGGTCGATGCTGGCAAGGAAGTGCGCATGGCCGTGACCAAGCTCAAGGAAATGGGGGCCAAGAAAATCGTGTTCGATATTCGCGACAATCCCGGCGGCCTGCTCAACGAGGCGGTAAATATTTCCAACGTCTTCGTGGAGAAGGGCGTGGACGTGGTGAGCACCAAAGGCAAGGTGTCGGACTGGAACAAGACCTACAAGGCCCTCGACGCCCCGCTCGACACCCAGATTCCGGTGGTGATTATCACCAGCAGCCGCTCGGCCTCGGCCTCCGAAATCGTGTCGGGGGTGTTGCAGGACTACGACCGGGCCGTGGTGGTCGGGGAGCGGACGTTCGGCAAGGGCCTCGTGCAGGCGACCCGGCCCCTGAGCTATAACTCCCAGTTGAAGGTGACGACGGCCAAGTACTACATTCCCAGTGGCCGCTGCATTCAGGAAATCGACTACGCCCACCGCGCCGACGACGGCACGCTGGGCAAGTTTCCGGATTCACTGCGCACGGCTTTCAAAACCCAGAGCGGCCGGATCGTGTACGACGGCGGCGGCGTAGCGCCCGACGTGGAGGTGCAGGAAAAGGAAATTGCCGACATCACCCGGGTGCTGCTGCAGAAAAACTACCTGTTCGACTTTGCCACCCGCTACCGGTCTGAGCACCCCACCATTGCCTCGGCCCGCGAGTTTCAGCTCTCCGATGCCGACTACCAGAAGTTCGTGCAGTACCTCAACGGCAAGGACATCAACTACAGCACCGACGTGGAAAAAAGCCTGACCGATCTGACCAAGAAGGCCAAGGAGGAAAAGCACTACGACGACGTGAAAGCCGAAATCGAAGCTATCCGCAAAAAGGTGTCGACCAACAAGAGCAACGATTTGACCCGCTTCAAGCCCGAAATCCGGGAGCTGCTGGAGCAGGAAATCGTGTCGCGCTACTACTTTCAGAAGGGCAGCATCGAGGCCAGCTTCGACGACGACCCGAACATCCTGACGGCCATGCAGGTCATCAACGACGCGCCGCGCTACGCGGCCCTGCTGAAGCCCGGCACCCCGGAAGCCAAGACCCGGCCCGAAGCCAACCGCAAGACGGCGGGAGGGAAGTAG
- a CDS encoding ribonuclease P protein component yields the protein MPGARSYSFPKEEHLCRKKLIEELFGRGSSFGLYPLRLVWLPAPAPTSAPPQVLVSVSKRSFKRAVDRNYLKRLMREAYRLNKYRLVEAPGGHPVGTMAIIYTGKEKKPFALVEKKLISGLERLLSDATPAPAAGSVS from the coding sequence AGAACACTTGTGCCGCAAAAAGCTCATTGAAGAGCTTTTCGGCCGGGGTTCTTCTTTTGGTTTATATCCCCTGCGCCTCGTGTGGCTGCCGGCTCCCGCGCCCACCTCGGCCCCGCCGCAGGTGCTGGTCAGCGTGTCCAAGCGCAGCTTCAAGCGCGCCGTCGACCGCAACTACCTCAAGCGCCTGATGCGCGAAGCCTACCGGCTCAATAAGTACCGCTTGGTGGAAGCGCCCGGCGGGCACCCGGTGGGCACGATGGCCATTATCTACACCGGGAAGGAAAAAAAGCCTTTCGCGCTGGTGGAAAAAAAATTAATTTCAGGGCTGGAGCGTTTGTTATCCGATGCAACCCCCGCGCCGGCGGCCGGGTCTGTCTCGTAG